Part of the Aureitalea marina genome, GTAAACGGATAGACAAAGATGATACAGACCACTTCATCCGCAATGCCAAGCTCGTCGGTCAAGCTCTCCAGGTAACCAAATAACTCGGATTCCTCAGCTATCAGATTAGCTGTATCAACTGGATCAACCTGTTCTTCCTCCTGGGCCAGATCCAGGTTATCATCCCGGTCGTCATCGAAACAAGATGTAAACAATAAAAAACAAAGCAAAAGTGAAATTGGTAACTTCATGGGTAATGATTAGTGTGTTAGGGGGATATAACGTAAATCAAAAGACCCAAGTATTTCAGATAGTAAGGCTCGATAAAAGATTACCTTCTTTTCGGGTTTATAATCCCTATCAGGACTCATTCTGAGAAGCTGAATAGAGTACCGGCTGATTCCGATCGATATCAGATCAGGTTTCCGAAATGGTTGGGTTAGGTAGTTTGCCATTGAGTTCCATGAGTACAAAAACAATGCCTAAAATATATTCCAGGGCTACCAATTCCAGATTTTCCTGAAAACCATTTGCCGTGTAGGCGGAATAACTCAACATGACCAGCAAGGACCAGATCACGGGGAAACGGAAGGGAGTAAAGACCCCAAGGATCAAAGGAGTGGCTATGTACCAAGGATGAACCGTAGTGGAAAGCAGGAAGTAAAAACTGATGCACCACAACATGGAAGTGATCAGCTGCCGCATGTTCTTTTGATCGCGGATCAAGGATATGATCAGCACGAATGCCAGTACAATAAGTGGAAGAATCTTACCCACATCGGCGATTATATTCCATCCGATTGTTTGAAAACCTATCCATCGGATGATGTAATAAATACTTGCGTTGAATTCGAAATTCTGAAACCACAAGGCAATGGTCTGTCCAAAGTTATTCAGGAAATCACCGGAGAGAAAGGGTGCAAAAGTAAGTCCAGCCGTGAGCATTACCAGAACAGAGAACAAAACAAAACGGGCAAATCCGGGTCTCCAATTGGGGATCTTGGTAAAGTAGCGCAGGAAAACAGGCAGAAAGAGCAAAGGGATCAATTTGACCGAGACTGATAAACCGATCAGCACAGCTGCCCATATCCATCTCTTCTCGGAGAGCATGTATAAACCCCAGACCATGAAAAAGATCATGACAGATTCGAAGTGCAGATTTCCGGTTATTTCTATCAGGACGAATGGATTGAGGAAAAACCAGAAAATAACCTGCTTTTTCAATCCTATCTTAGACAACAGCTTACTTCCAAACCAGAGGATTCCAATATCCGCCAGGATGATCAGTAATCGCAATACAACGGCAGAACCCAAAATACTCTTACCGGCCAACAAGGCAGCAAGGGCAAAACACAACTGATTCAGAGGTGGATAATTACTAAAATGTCCGGCGTTCAGCTCTCCCATCCCAGCCACCAGTTCTGAAGCCTGAGTGACGACCATATTTCCGGCTTCCAAATAAGCAGTGGGTGTTTGCAAGTAAGGGTTGATACCTTGAACAAGCAATCGCCCATCCCATAGGAACCTGTAGAAATCCTGGGACAGGTTGGGAAGAGTCAGCAGGAAGATCAATCGAAATCCTAATCCCAACCCCATCATCAGGCGAAATTGATCACCCCATTGCCTGATCAGCCAGTAAGTAATTACGAACATCCCCGTGATCAGCCCCATCAAGCTGATAAAATTAGATCGCTCAAGCTTATGTGAGAAAACCCAATAAAGAACCGCCAGCAGGACGGTCATCATCCAGTACTGGCGGTTTTCTTTTAAGTGTTTTATTATTGACCCCATGGGCCGATTAAGATACCGAATTTATTACGAGATCAGTCCACCCACTCAGCTATGAACAGGTTGGTGTCCCGAGTTCCACCGTTGTTCCTGTTGGAAGAGAATGCTAGGTATTTTCCATCATTAGAGAACACCGGGAAGGCGTCAAAGGTCTCGCCATGTGTTACTCGTTCCAGGTTTTTTCCATCCAGGTCGATCATGTAAAGATTGAACGGGAAACCACGCTCGGCCTCAAAGTTGCTAGAGAAGAGGATCTTCTCGCCACTTGGGTGAAAGAATGGGCTCCAATTGGCATTTCCCAGGTTGGTCAGTTGCCTTAGATCACTGCCATCGGCGTTGCAGATAAACAATTCCATCTCTGTAGGTTGAACCAGCCCTCGTGAAAGCAGGTCTTTGTATTCCGCTATCTCTTCCTCCGTTTTCGGTCTGGAGGCCCGGAAGATCAATTTGGTACCGTCTGGAGAAAAAAAGGCTCCTCCATCATAACCCAATTCGTCCGTAACCTGATGCACATCTGTTCCATCTATGTTCATGGTGTACAATTCCAGGTCACCGCTTCTCATGGAGGTGAACACGATCTTATCTCCTTTTGGGGATACTGTGGCCTCAGCGTCGTAGCCAGGTTCATCGGTTAATTGCCCGGTAATGTTGCCCTCCAGATCGGCTACAAAAATGTCGAAGGAATCGTAGACTGGCCAGACATATTTACCATTTTCTCGTAGGGGTACCTCAGGGCACTCATCGTCTATTAAATGAGTTGATCCGTAAACAAAATGCTCGTTGTCCGGCAGAAAATAAGCGCAGGTGGTCCGTCCTTTACCAGTGCTGATCATAGGTGGTTGTCTCTCGGCAAAACTCTCTTCTACATCCATCAGGAACATCTGGTCACAGCCTACACCCCATTCTGTAAAATTGGATTGAAAAACCAATTGCTTGTCATCAAAGCTCCAATAGGCTTCAGCATTGTCACCACCAAAAGTGATCTGCCGAATAGACCTAAAGTGTTTCTCTTCCGGATAGATCAGGCTGTCGGTAGCCTCGGTATTCATATCTACTGAGGTCTCCTCCGTCGTTGTAGTTTTTGTCTGTTCGTTTTTACAACTGTAGAGTCCGAACAAGAATAAAAGAGCTATAAAGAATCTCATTTTGGCCTATTTTTGTGCAAAAATACCAATATGCGTTCAATACTAGTACTCTTTTTATTGTTGCTGATAGTAGCTTGTCAGTCTCCACAAGAACCGGTTAGTATGCAAGAGGATGTGGTCTATTTGGCCTCGGATAGTTTGATGGGCAGAGAAGTCGGTACAGCAGGCGAGTTAATGGCGGCAGATTACATCGCTAGTCGTTTTGAGCAGTTAGGGTTGCAACCCAAAGGATCTGAAAATTATTTCCAGGATTTTGCCTTTAAGCCGAGCCTGAATCCTCACGAGGAGGTGGAAGCCGTCGATACCCTTGGCGATGGTATGGTTTCCGGACGAAATGTAGTCGGTTATCGGGACAATGGAGCAGAATATACGGTTGTTATTGGAGCGCATTATGACCATTTAGGGATGGGTGGCGAAGGATCACTTCACAGAGGGGAGCCGGCCATTCATAATGGTGCTGACGACAATGCCAGTGGAGTCGCCCTAATGATGAATCTGGCCAACAGGCTTCAGGAGGTGAATACCAATTCTAACTATCTCTTTATTGGTTTTTCAGGTGAGGAGAGCGGACTTTTAGGCTCTGCATTTTACGTTAGGAATCCCACCATAGATACAAAGAAGGTCAGGTATATGATCAATCTGGATATGGTTGGCCGCCTGAAGGATAGCACTGTGGCTGTGAATGGTGTAGGTACCTCTTCGACTTTTAAGCAGACCCTGTTTGCCAATAATGATATGGGCTTGACCATTTCTGAATTTGAGAGTGGGATAGGCCCTAGTGATTTCACTTCCTTCTACCTGGCCGATATCCCTGTCCTCTCCTTTTTTACAGGTCAGCATGAAGATTATCATAAGCCAGAGGATGATTCAGACAAGATAAACTACGCAGGGATGGAATTGCTTTCTGATTACATCATGAACATTATCACCGACCTGGATGACGAGGGAGAGTTGGCGTTTAGAAAGACCAAGAATGAGAGCGAAGAGGTCCCGGCCTTTAAGGTCGGTCTTGGGGTTGTTCCGGATTACCTGTTCACAGGGGAAGGTATGCGAATAGACGGTATCAGTGAAGACAAACCTGCGCAAAAGGCAGGACTTCAAAAAGGAGATGTAGTCAAAAAATTAGGTGAGTTGGATGTAACCGATATGATGACCTATATGAAAGCCTTATCTACTTTTGAGAATGGTCAGACCACTGTTGTGACCATAGAGCGGGATGGAGAGTTGATAGAGGTGGAGGTCACCTTCTAGTTAAAACTTCTAGCATAAGAGAGCAGGCCAAACGCATGGTTTTCTGCTAAAGGAGTCTCGGATGTCGTATAGTGATACCCGGCGCGAAAATCGTTCTTCCCCCATCTCCAACAAGCTTCAAGTGCAAATTTAAATAAGTGTTGATTGGCCTCTACCAGAAAAGGGGAGTCGTCTCCCAAGAAGTTGCCTTCCAGCATGGCGTCGTAATAAACAAAGCGGTAGGCGGTTATGAGTCTTATGAATAGTTCGTCCTGCAAGGGCCCTAACTGATGATAGGCCACACTTTCATTGGCCTTGTTCCTTTTTCCGAAGTACAGTGCGACTTCCGGATTGAAGTAAATATCTCTGGTCCCTATGGCCAATCCAGGCTGAGCAGCTATAATCCAATTTAACTTGTTTTTGCTCAGGTTCCATTCTCGTCCGAACTGCGCATATAAATTGGCGTGAAAACTATTTTCGATCTGAGCCGTCCAGGGAGGAGTATCAATTCCCCCATTTTCGTGAAAGAGATTTTGGAATTCTTCGGCTCCTGAAGCTGGCCCGGCAACACCAATGACTCCTTCTGCTATCAAGAACTCCTGGGCTTGAATAAGGGTATATGTTCCACTTAAGCCTAAAAATCCCGCATAAGGCCTATCGTATTGCCTGACAATATCAGAACGGATATCACTGGGCGTGTAGAGCTGTTGTCTGATTCCAGTTGATACTGTTATGGTCTTTTCTAGGGTGGTGTCCCTGTTCAATAACCTCCTGTAGGTGATAAAACTTCCTGTGGTATAGTACCGATCTGTGGATAACCAAAAATCGTTGTCCGCTCTGAATTCGATCTGGCTAGACGCAGATTGTCCGATCAACTCTAAGCCAATAAGTACGAATAGCGAAAAGATTGCAGGGCGAAGAATCCGGGGCATGTGGCTAAAATAGATAAACTTACCCACCGAAATTCTGCCTTAACCCACTTTACTGGTGAGGCTCTTTACAAAGACATAACCAAAGCCAATGAAAAGCATGAGGTGAAAAGGAAAAAGCCCGAAGTCGCCTCCCTGATCTCCAACCACGAATGCACTGTACATACCAAACCCAAAATACAGCATCAGCAACCCTTCCAAAACCACATGTGGTGATAGATTTTGCTTGAGGTATTTGTTGCCTTTCCAGCTGTCCCCCAAGGATTGAATATTAAATTTTGGGGTTCTTATGAATTCACTTCGTTTGCCTAAGTGACCTTCTATGACGGCAATGGAATTGTGTAATGAGAATCCCATGGCGATAGAAAAGAAGGTGAAGAACATCCCGGTGTATTTCAAGAAGTTTTTAAAACCACCTCCGTAAATGACCTTAAAAGTGAACCAATAACATCCGAAGAAAATGACGGTAGATATCACAAAAAAGCTCATCACATAGAAATACCATTTCAAATGCTCGTATTCATTTTTGATATACAAGATGGGTATACTCAATATGGCT contains:
- the mptB gene encoding polyprenol phosphomannose-dependent alpha 1,6 mannosyltransferase MptB; its protein translation is MMTVLLAVLYWVFSHKLERSNFISLMGLITGMFVITYWLIRQWGDQFRLMMGLGLGFRLIFLLTLPNLSQDFYRFLWDGRLLVQGINPYLQTPTAYLEAGNMVVTQASELVAGMGELNAGHFSNYPPLNQLCFALAALLAGKSILGSAVVLRLLIILADIGILWFGSKLLSKIGLKKQVIFWFFLNPFVLIEITGNLHFESVMIFFMVWGLYMLSEKRWIWAAVLIGLSVSVKLIPLLFLPVFLRYFTKIPNWRPGFARFVLFSVLVMLTAGLTFAPFLSGDFLNNFGQTIALWFQNFEFNASIYYIIRWIGFQTIGWNIIADVGKILPLIVLAFVLIISLIRDQKNMRQLITSMLWCISFYFLLSTTVHPWYIATPLILGVFTPFRFPVIWSLLVMLSYSAYTANGFQENLELVALEYILGIVFVLMELNGKLPNPTISET
- a CDS encoding TolB family protein translates to MRFFIALLFLFGLYSCKNEQTKTTTTEETSVDMNTEATDSLIYPEEKHFRSIRQITFGGDNAEAYWSFDDKQLVFQSNFTEWGVGCDQMFLMDVEESFAERQPPMISTGKGRTTCAYFLPDNEHFVYGSTHLIDDECPEVPLRENGKYVWPVYDSFDIFVADLEGNITGQLTDEPGYDAEATVSPKGDKIVFTSMRSGDLELYTMNIDGTDVHQVTDELGYDGGAFFSPDGTKLIFRASRPKTEEEIAEYKDLLSRGLVQPTEMELFICNADGSDLRQLTNLGNANWSPFFHPSGEKILFSSNFEAERGFPFNLYMIDLDGKNLERVTHGETFDAFPVFSNDGKYLAFSSNRNNGGTRDTNLFIAEWVD
- a CDS encoding M28 family peptidase, with translation MRSILVLFLLLLIVACQSPQEPVSMQEDVVYLASDSLMGREVGTAGELMAADYIASRFEQLGLQPKGSENYFQDFAFKPSLNPHEEVEAVDTLGDGMVSGRNVVGYRDNGAEYTVVIGAHYDHLGMGGEGSLHRGEPAIHNGADDNASGVALMMNLANRLQEVNTNSNYLFIGFSGEESGLLGSAFYVRNPTIDTKKVRYMINLDMVGRLKDSTVAVNGVGTSSTFKQTLFANNDMGLTISEFESGIGPSDFTSFYLADIPVLSFFTGQHEDYHKPEDDSDKINYAGMELLSDYIMNIITDLDDEGELAFRKTKNESEEVPAFKVGLGVVPDYLFTGEGMRIDGISEDKPAQKAGLQKGDVVKKLGELDVTDMMTYMKALSTFENGQTTVVTIERDGELIEVEVTF
- a CDS encoding lipid A-modifier LpxR family protein, with the protein product MPRILRPAIFSLFVLIGLELIGQSASSQIEFRADNDFWLSTDRYYTTGSFITYRRLLNRDTTLEKTITVSTGIRQQLYTPSDIRSDIVRQYDRPYAGFLGLSGTYTLIQAQEFLIAEGVIGVAGPASGAEEFQNLFHENGGIDTPPWTAQIENSFHANLYAQFGREWNLSKNKLNWIIAAQPGLAIGTRDIYFNPEVALYFGKRNKANESVAYHQLGPLQDELFIRLITAYRFVYYDAMLEGNFLGDDSPFLVEANQHLFKFALEACWRWGKNDFRAGYHYTTSETPLAENHAFGLLSYARSFN